Proteins encoded within one genomic window of Myxococcus virescens:
- the mtgA gene encoding monofunctional biosynthetic peptidoglycan transglycosylase, producing the protein MASRPPSVRASSPRTQKTKQLPAGARRAVRKDSSPGWGRWMFGAWLLFVVWLSVEYVRLPDVRSLQTQNPRTTALITQRAEEALAEGKKPRVRQAWVPLEAVAPHAVDAVLSSEDARFYKHEGVDWIEVENALEQSVRKARLGRGASTLTQQLAKNLYLSTDRSLLRKGKELLLARQLETHLSKQHILTLYVNVVEWGEGVYGIEAAAREHFGTSARALSVAQGAMLAGMLPAPRRWLPAQKPETLRIRAGAIIGRLQREGRITATQAREAQAELSRFFGETSVPGSVVEAISRMSSES; encoded by the coding sequence ATGGCCTCCCGTCCGCCCTCCGTCCGTGCCTCCTCCCCCCGGACGCAGAAGACGAAGCAGCTCCCTGCCGGCGCCCGGCGCGCCGTGAGGAAGGATTCCAGCCCGGGCTGGGGCCGCTGGATGTTTGGCGCGTGGCTGCTGTTCGTCGTCTGGCTCAGCGTGGAGTACGTGCGGCTGCCCGACGTCCGCTCGCTTCAGACGCAGAACCCGCGCACCACCGCGCTCATCACGCAGCGGGCCGAGGAGGCGCTGGCGGAGGGGAAGAAGCCCCGTGTGCGGCAGGCCTGGGTGCCTCTGGAGGCGGTGGCGCCGCACGCGGTGGACGCCGTGCTGAGCTCCGAGGACGCGCGCTTCTACAAGCACGAGGGCGTGGATTGGATCGAGGTGGAGAACGCCCTCGAGCAGTCCGTGCGGAAGGCGCGCCTGGGCCGCGGCGCGTCCACGCTCACCCAGCAGCTGGCCAAGAACCTCTACCTCTCCACGGACCGCAGCCTCCTTCGCAAGGGCAAGGAGTTGCTGCTCGCCCGCCAGCTGGAGACCCATCTGTCCAAGCAGCACATCCTCACGTTGTATGTGAATGTGGTGGAGTGGGGAGAGGGCGTGTATGGCATCGAGGCTGCGGCGCGTGAGCACTTCGGTACCTCGGCGCGGGCGCTCTCCGTGGCACAGGGGGCGATGCTCGCGGGCATGCTGCCCGCCCCACGCCGCTGGCTGCCCGCCCAGAAGCCCGAGACGCTGCGCATCCGGGCCGGCGCCATCATCGGGAGGCTACAGCGCGAGGGCCGCATCACCGCGACGCAAGCCCGCGAGGCTCAGGCCGAACTCTCGCGTTTCTTTGGCGAAACCTCCGTGCCCGGCTCCGTGGTGGAGGCCATCTCCCGGATGTCCTCGGAGAGCTGA